Proteins from one Penicillium digitatum chromosome 2, complete sequence genomic window:
- a CDS encoding Zinc-binding dehydrogenase family protein produces MYRLMFSFVVALCLYTHWAVAALTSGEIANSLNELAQQGFAAKALVLEIDSTADAGPIPDIYTAIDTMVVVVLTDINFVVNTPIITDQAEQQDVYEGYSNFVQSLFELMDAFSSSAAQLKSINQTTKNTLPSEIRILQSAVDAYFYNIIGLFPANSSYNAQANNQKAQVDTHCFQAVWAFDLGYHNASQVNYPARRNNSLHSRWMKRGSL; encoded by the exons ATGTATCGCCTTATGTTCTCATTCGTCGTGGCTCTCTGCCTATACACGCACTGGGCAGTAGCTGCGTTAACCTCGGGTGAAATTGCCAATTCTCTCAATGAACTAGCACAGCAAGGATTCGCTGCCAAGGCTCTCGTATTGGAAATCGATTCCACCGCGGATGCTGGTCCTATTCCG GATATCTACACTGCGATTGACACGATGGTCGTTGTGGTTCTAACGGATATCAACTTCGTGGTGAACACGCCGATCATTACCGATCAGGCGGAGCAGCAAGACGTCTATGAGGGATACTCAAAC TTTGTGCAATCTCTTTTCGAGCTCATGGACGCCTTCTCGAGCAGCGCAGCCCAGTTGAAATCCATCAACCAAACAACCAAGAACACACTTCCCTCTGAAATTCGGATCCTGCAAAGTGCCGTTGAC GCCTACTTCTACAACATCATCGGTCTCTTCCCGGCCAACAGCTCGTATAACGCACAGGCCAACAACCAGAAAGCCCAGGTGGATACGCATTGCTTCCAGGCGGTCTGGGCATTCGATCTTGGTTATCATAATGCCAGTCAGGTT
- a CDS encoding Alpha-1,3-glucan synthase, putative: MELLTSITQYLAIVAVYIRIAQSLPYLPEEVNWNLNQNQTATHPLDYSGKWDGHTYNPSPENWRFPFYTIFLDRFVNGDPSNDNANGTQWEQILTSNEFRHGGDVLGLVDTFDYLQGMGIKGVYLAGTPYINFPWAADGYSPLDLTLLDHHFGTIEDWRTMISEAHRRGIFVLFDNTFATMGDLIGFQGFLNKSAPINSKEYDYVWKYDRRYWDFQPGNEVEDECPWEYPRFWDDDGTGLTTTTLGPSCRNSEFDQYGEVAAFGNYTEWEGQISKFAFVQDRLRGWRPDVLAKIKHFSCLTITMLDIDGYRVDKALQVTLDSLGEWSEYMRDCAKQVGKDNFYIPGEIVAGNSFGSLYIGRGHQTNQTISNLTEAFMMTNKTNKSEEDLFLRPAERSALDGAAFHYTLYRGLSRFLGLDGTYTAEGDPPVNFVETWNALVETNDMVNANTGKFDPRHLFGVTNQDVFRWPGIKNGTQKQNLGLYIASLLMPGIPILSWGEEQDFYVLDNQADNYVFGRGPMSSAQAWQLHGCYKLGSSKYADFPLDRSLTGCEDDSVSLDHRDPSNPVRGLIKMMFEMRQNYPALNDGWYLQQLSNQTFDIYLPGSHGTATETGLWSVIRSRFVDAQNFDGQGQGNQSVWLVYSNDNKTVEHQFNCSSKDALISPFPTGTAVKNLFPPFEEFTLLNSSIKLGFEGSEVPNGCYPNLTMPAWGFKAFVPKDKFVQPSPYITRFSPGHDARLVSHGTSGETVRISFEFSQEMDCGDITNSLTITSKALDDQIPQLDTTSVSCKSIKENDLVTWPGALTSVFSYEVDLGNVFPGVHRVTLSNVTTADGNQYTGSVDHFLFRIGQKNNPMVWPQLANYSRTLLFDNPSSETEPLSVTPQAPGADMWRYSLDFGATFSTWMTYTGFNTSIPGKSWTGTAKQAWEGEHILAQYWSKLTGSSAHWQHGDTQWAYKPPRRFPNLFIEGEFNQFGYDAGYSNKMALNNVTGQWEIHLMSEWPVQVAFNAWGLNEDGLPDQTQVFGDIDGDNVLDQVPPVTLLSNVFNVTVPPPSPYLSFKLSVNDGDLKVYATPTGSRWVQLAIFIVLAIVPVTTAIGAVFVYLKAFYQVKFNQIGVTEKRSSFFPLVNAFQKVANRSNDREPNHGLALTNVGQLPSESGGVVGATVRTRRRTVLIATMEYDIEDWGIKIKIGGLGVMAQLMGKNLSQQDLIWVVPCVGGVDYPKDDPRDPMVIKILGNNYQVDVQYHQLQNITYVLLDAPVFRAQSKSEPYPARMDDLNSAIFYSAWNQCIAEAMRRFPAIDLYHINDYHGAAAPLYLLPRTIPCCLSLHNAEFQGLWPMQTPQQSQEVCSVYNLDHALVKKYVQFGEVFNLLHGAANYLKIHQNGFGAVGVSKKYGKRSYARYPIFWGLKNIGALPNPDPSDIAEWDQNANKTLDDVIIDAEFEAGRATLKRQAQEWAGLKVDPEAQLFVFVGRWSMQKGVDLIADIFPSILDAHPKVQLMCIGPVIDLYGRFAALKLNRLTELYPGRVYSKPEFTALPPFIFSGAEFALIPSRDEPFGLVAVEFGRKGALGVGSRVGGLGQMPGWWFTIESMTTKHLIQQFKMAINDALKSSQETRALMRARSGKQRFPVAQWVEDLEILQTASIQKHAKYSKHHDRSPLRISHASTLVPESARKTSSSSNDSREQSRSRSSTVSIPPTTPNTADMRLSGPRTGPDHVLSPTNLSFTLNMSDNEPDSDANPRRKPVSFSTLADSRIVYSAASDGEDLEPNYGALQENGSVLPSPLGTPTFYFARSGASTPVIGAGSEYGLLGRGDAGVSMMSLVSVDDIVKEKQDYNLQKVDPFFTDANNEYADKFEKKLADLNGKNSEDQLCIEEFLEKSEKDWFNRYRDVKLGKSPLPSPAPSVVRSIVQENSPPGTPPATGPAADPNAGQFLLPNDYVPPTGLKRFMLMKLGDWPVYSIFLAVGQILALNSYQITLLNGEVGETAEKLYILASIYLASSIVWWLVFRLVPSVYVLTIPFFIYGFAFLFVGLAGPIHNSMSQRWLQNVGTGLYSFASSSGSIFFALNFGDEGGAPLKSWIYRATVIQGTQQLFISFLWYWGSWMAALNQKGSTHFSLAMTDPGALLGIGVGLACLLWLLGALVFFGLPAYYRQAPGQVPTFYLSLFRRRIILWFFYMVFISNYWLSAPYGRNWLYLWSSKHAHVWQIVLLVLLFFIVVWAAALWVFHVFSKRHAWFIPIFAVGLGAPRWAQILWATSNIATYIPWAGGPVAGAILGRALWLWLGVLDSLQGVGFGMILLHTMTRFHVTFTLLAAQVVGSIATILARATAPDKLGPGNVFPDFSAGVAAGVGKADFWVCLLFMLSINVICIFFYRKEQLAKP, from the exons ATGGAGTTGCTCACATCCATCACTCAATACCTTGCCATTGTTGCAGTATATATACGCATTGCACAATCCCTGCCATATCTTCCAGAGGAAGTAAACTGGAATCTCAATCAGAATCAGACAGCGACACACCCTCTCGACTACTCAGGTAAATGGGATGGCCACACATACAACCCCTCGCCAGAGAACTGGCGATTCCCCTTTTACACGATCTTCCTCGATAGATTTGTAAATGGTGATCCAAGTAACGACAACGCAAATGGCACACAGTGGGAACAAATCTTGACATCCAACGAATTTCGCCATGGCGGCGATGTTCTTGGGTTGGTGGACACGTTTGATTATCTTCAGGGGATGGGGATCAAG GGCGTCTATCTCGCCGGAACACCGTACATCAACTTTCCATGGGCCGCGGATGGATACTCCCCGCTTGACCTGACTCTGCTGGACCATCACTTTGGCACGATCGAGGACTGGCGCACAATGATATCCGAGGCGCATCGGCGTGgaatttttgttctttttgaCAATACATTCGCAAC AATGGGCGATCTGATCggtttccaaggtttcttGAACAAGTCAGCGCCGATCAATTCCAAGGAGTATGACTATGTTTGGAAGTACGACCGTCGATACTGGGACTTTCAACCGGGGAATGAAGTTGAGGACGAATGTCCCTGGGAGTATCCTCGGTTTTGGGATGATGACGGGACCGGCTTGACTACCACAACCCTTGGTCCTTCATGTCGGAATAGTGAATTTGATCAG TATGGAGAAGTTGCTGCATTTGGAAACTACACTGAATGGGAAGGGCAGATATCCAAATTCGCGTTTGTGCAGGATCGTCTACGCGGATGGCGGCCGGACGTGCTAGCAAAGATCAAACACTTTTCGTGTCTAACCATCACCATGCTTGATATCGACGGATATCGTGTGGACAAGGCGCTACAAGTCACTCTTGACTCTCTTGGAGAATGGTCTGAGTATATGCGCGATTGTGCCAAGCAGGTGGGAAAGGACAATTTCTACATTCCCGGAGAGATTGTGGCAGGAAACTCCTTTGGCTCGCTTTATATCGGTCGCGGTCACCAGACAAATCAAACCATCTCCAATCTGACGGAAGCGTTTATGATGACGAACAAGACAAACAAGTCAGAAGAAGATCTCTTCTTGAGACCTGCGGAGAGGTCCGCGTTAGATGGGGCGGCATTCCACTACACGTTATATCGTGGTCTTAGCCGGTTTCTAGG TCTAGATGGTACCTACACTGCCGAAGGCGACCCGCCAGTCAACTTCGTGGAGACATGGAATGCTCTTGTGGAGACCAACGACATGGTCAACGCGAACACCGGCAAGTTTGATCCTCGTCACCTCTTTGGTGTCACAAATCAGGATGTCTTCAGATGGCCAGGAATCAAAAACGGGACCCAAAAGCAGAATCTGGGTCTGTACATCGCTTCTTTGCTCATGCCTGGAATCCCCATCCTCTCCTGGGGCGAGGAACAGGATTTCTACGTACTGGACAACCAGGCTGACAACTATGTCTTTGGCCGTGGACCCATGTCATCTGCTCAGGCATGGCAGCTGCATGGATGCTACAAGCTGGGGTCATCTAAATACGCGGATTTCCCTCTCGACCGCTCCCTGACCggatgtgaagatgattCCGTCAGTCTCGATCACCGTGATCCTTCTAATCCAGTGCGAGGACTCATAAAGATGATGTTTGAGATGCGTCAAAACTATCCCGCTCTGAACGATGGCTGGTACCTGCAGCAATTGTCCAACCAGACTTTCGACATCTACCTTCCAGGCAGTCATGGGACAGCGACCGAGACTGGGTTGTGGAGTGTCATCAGATCGCGTTTTGTCGATGCGCAGAACTTCGATGGCCAAGGCCAGGGAAATCAGAGCGTCTGGCTGGTGTATTCTAATGACAACAAAACAGTCGAACACCAATTCAACTGCAGTAGTAAGGACGCTTTGATCTCACCATTTCCTACGGGAACTGCGGTCAAAAATCTTTTTCCACCGTTCGAAGAATTCACGCTGCTCAACAGCTCTATAAAGCTTGG ATTTGAAGGGTCTGAAGTTCCCAACGGGTGTTATCCCAACCTCACTATGCCGGCCTGGGGGTTCAAAGCCTTTGTTCCGAAGGATAAGTTTGTCCAGCCATCTCCATACATAACGCGCTTCTCCCCAGGGCATGACGCTCGACTTGTGTCCCATGGAACAAGTGGGGAGACGGTGCGAATCAGCTTCGAATTCTCCCAGGAGATGGATTGCGGAGATATCACCAACTCGCTGACGATCACGTCCAAAGCGCTCGACGACCAGATCCCGCAGCTTGACACAACCTCGGTATCATGTAAATCGATCAAAGAGAATGATCTTGTAACATGGCCGGGGGCCCTCACTAGCGTTTTCAGCTACGAGGTAGATTTGGGTAATGTCTTTCCAGGGGTTCACAGAGTCACACTTAGCAACGTGACTACAGCAGATGGAAACCAATACACAGGG TCCGTCGACCACTTTCTTTTCCGTATCGGACAGAAGAACAATCCGATGGTCTGGCCACAGTTGGCCAACTACAGTAGAACGCTACTGTTCGACAACCCGTCGTCTGAGACTGAGCCCTTATCAGTGACACCACAGGCCCCCGGTGCAGACATGTGGCGATACTCGCTGGACTTTGGAGCTACATTCAGTACGTGGATGACATACACCGGCTTCAATACGTCAATTCCTGGCAAAAGCTGGACCGGCACTGCGAAGCAGGCCTGGGAAGGAGAACACATCCTTGCCCAGTACTGGAGCAAGTTGACGGGAAGTAGTGCTCACTGGCAGCATGGAGACACGCAATGGGCATACAAGCCCCCACGTCGCTTCCCCAACCTCTTCATAGAAGGCGAGTTTAACCAGTTCGGATATGACGCTGGATATTCCAACAAAATGGCTTTGAACAACGTCACTGGCCAGTGGGAAATCCACCTCATGAGCGAATGGCCCGTGCAGGTTGCCTTCAACGCCTGGGGATTAAATGAAGACGGCCTGCCTGATCAAACACAGGTATTTGGGGACATTGATGGCGACAATGTTCTGGATCAGGTCCCTCCAGTCACGCTGCTGAGCAATGTCTTCAACGTTACCGTCCCGCCCCCTTCGCCCTATCTTTCCTTCAAGCTGTCAGTGAATGACGGCGACCTTAAGGTCTACGCTACACCTACAGGATCCAGGTGGGTCCAGTTGGCAATTTTCATCGTACTAGCTATTGTGCCTGTTACCACAGCTATCGGTGCGGTGTTTGTTTACCTGAAGGCCTTTTACCAGGTCAAATTTAACCAAATCGGTGTCACCGAGAAACGATCAAGCTTCTTCCCACTGGTAAACGCCTTTCAAAAGGTTGCCAATCGATCTAATGACAGGGAGCCGAATCATGGACTTGCTCTGACCAACGTGGGCCAGTTGCCATCTGAAAGTGGAGGCGTCGTCGGTGCCACAGTCAGAACCCGCCGGAGAACCGTGCTTATTGCAACGATGGAATACGATATAGAAGACTGGGGCATTAAGATCAAGATCGGTGGGCTCGGTGTGATGGCCCAGCTGATGGGAAAAAATCTATCCCAGCAGGACCTCATCTGGGTGGTCCCTTGTGTTGGAGGAGTTGACTACCCAAAGGACGATCCCCGTGACCCGATGGTTATTAAAATTCTTGGGAATAACTACCAAGTGGATGTCCAGTACCATCAGTTGCAAAACATCACATACGTCCTGTTAGACGCGCCTGTGTTCCGAGCTCAGTCCAAATCAGAACCATACCCTGCCCGCATGGATGACCTGAATTCGGCTATATTCTATTCTGCTTGGAATCAATGCATTGCCGAAGCTATGAGGAGATTTCCGGCTATCGACCTCTATCATATCAATGATTACCATGGTGCTGCTGCCCCTCTCTATCTTCTACCTCGCACGATTCCATGCTGTCTGTCTCTGCATAACGCTGAATTCCAAGGACTCTGGCCAATGCAAACTCCACAGCAAAGTCAAGAGGTCTGCAGTGTCTATAACCTTGACCATGCATTGGTAAAGAAGTATGTACAATTCGGCGAGGTGTTTAACCTTCTCCATGGAGCCGCCAACTATCTGAAAATTCACCAAAACGGATTTGGCGCTGTCGGTGTCTCTAAGAAATATGGCAAGAGATCGTATGCCAGATATCCTATTTTCTGGGGTCTCAAGAATATTGGAGCGCTGCCAAACCCTGACCCATCTGACATCGCCGAGTGGGATCAGAACGCAAACAAAACTCTCGACGACGTTATCATCGATGCAGAATTTGAAGCAGGTCGTGCCACACTCAAGAGACAAGCGCAAGAATGGGCAGGGCTCAAAGTTGACCCAGAGGCCCAGTTGTTCGTGTTTGTCGGTCGTTGGTCCATGCAAAAGGGCGTTGATCTGATTGCAGACATCTTCCCTTCCATTCTAGACGCTCACCCAAAGGTCCAGTTGATGTGCATTGGTCCAGTCATTGATCTCTATGGAAGGTTTGCCGCATTGAAACTGAATCGGCTCACAGAGCTTTACCCTGGGCGGGTCTATTCTAAACCAGAGTTCACTGCACTGCCGCCATTTATTTTTAGTGGTGCTGAATTCGCCTTAATTCCTTCGCGTGATGAACCGTTCGGTCTGGTGGCCGTGGAGTTCGGACGGAAAGGAGCGTTAGGCGTGGGATCACG TGTTGGTGGCCTTGGTCAGATGCCAGGATGGTGGTTCACAAT CGAGTCTATGACAACGAAACATCTTATCCAACAGTTCAAGATGGCCATTAACGACGCTCTGAAATCTTCCCAGGAGACACGAGCGCTCATGCGTGCACGATCCGGCAAGCAGCGCTTCCCCGTAGCACAGTGGGTTGAGGATCTGGAAATCCTACAAACCGCCTCAATCCAAAAGCACGCCAAGTACTCCAAACACCACGATCGCAGTCCTCTGAGGATTTCCCATGCCAGCACCCTTGTTCCAGAAAGCGCTCGCAAAACCTCGTCGAGCTCAAATGACAGCCGCGAACAGAGCCGATCACGCAGCTCCACCGTGTCTATCCCGCCGACCACGCCGAATACGGCTGATATGAGACTTTCTGGGCCTCGAACAGGCCCTGACCACGTTCTTTCGCCGACAAATCTGTCTTTCACCCTGAACATGTCCGATAACGAGCCCGATTCAGATGCTAACCCAAGACGCAAACCCGTGTCCTTCAGCACTCTCGCCGACTCGCGAATCGTTTACTCTGCGGCAAGCGATGGAGAAGATCTCGAGCCCAATTATGGGGCCTTGCAAGAGAATGGCAGTGTTCTACCATCGCCACTTGGAACACCCACTTTTTATTTTGCTCGATCCGGTGCCAGCACACCAGTCATCGGTGCAGGATCAGAGTACGGTCTGCTGGGCCGAGGAGATGCAGGGGTGTCCATGATGAGTCTGGTCAGCGTCGATGACATAGTAAAGGAGAAGCAAGACTACAACCTTCAGAAAGTTGATCCGTTTTTCACGGATGCGAACAATGAGTACGCGGATAAGTTTGAGAAGAAGCTTGCAGACCTGAACGGCAAGAACTCCGAAGATCAGCTTTGTATCGAGGAGTTTCTTGAGAAGAGTGAAAAAGATTGGTTCAATCGATACCGCGATGTCAAACTGGGCAAGTCCCCCTTGCCTTCTCCTGCTCCCTCTGTCGTTCGCTCCATCGTTCAAGAAAACAGTCCACCAGGGACCCCGCCAGCTACTGGTCCAGCTGCAGACCCCAATGCCGGACAATTCCTTCTACCAAATGACTATGTTCCCCCCACAGGCTTGAAGCGTTTTATGCTGATGAAGCTGGGTGATTGGCCTGTGTACTCCATCTTCCTCGCTGTT GGCCAAATCCTTGCCTTGAACTCTTACCAGATCACGCTGCTGAATGGTGAGGTTGGAGAGACGGCCGAAAAGCTATACATTCTGGCTTCCATCTATCTTGCCTCTTCGATCGTATGGTGGCTGGTATTCCGTCTAGTCCCCTCAGTCTATGTGTTGACAATTCCTTTCTTT ATATACGGGTTTGCCTTTCTATTTGTTGGTCTTGCTGGTCCCATCCACAACAGCATGAGTCAAAGATGGCTACAAAATGTGGGAACCGGCTTGTATTCATTTGCATCTTCTAGTGGTTCGATTTTCTTCGCCCTAAACTTTGGAGATGAAG gCGGGGCGCCTCTGAAGTCTTGGATTTACAGAGCTACCGTTATCCAGGGCACTCAGCAGTTGTTCATCAGCTTCCTTTGGTACTGGGGTAGCTGGATGGCAGCTCTCAACCAGAAGGGTAGCACGCATTTCAGCCTTGCCATGACCGACCCAGGCGCTTTGCTCGGGATCGGAGTCGGACTCGCCTGTCTTCTGTGGCTATTGGGAGCCCTGGTCTTCTTTGGACTTCCTGCGTATTATAGACAAGCACCAGGTCAAGTGCCGACATTCTACCTATCGCTCTTCCGCCGCCGCATCATTCTT TGGTTTTTCTACATGGTGTTCATCTCAAACTACTGGCTGTCGGCACCGTACGGACGAAACTGGCTCTATCTCTGGTCCAGCAAGCATGCACACGTATGGCAGATCGTGCTCCTTGTCCTCCTATTTTTCATCGTTGTCTGGGCTGCAGCGCTCTGGGTCTTTCACGTCTTCTCGAAGAGACACGCCTGGTTCATCCCGATCTTTGCCGTCGGTCTTGGTGCTCCTCGATGGGCCCAGATCCTGTGGGCAACCTCCAACATAGCCACTTACATCCCCTGGGCAGGCGGTCCTGTAGCCGGAGCTATCCTTGGCAGAGCACTATGGCTCTGGCTCGGAGTTTTGGATTCCCTTCAGGGTGTCG GGTTTGGAATGATCCTTCTCCACACAATGACTCGATTCCATGTCACTTTCACACTTCTAGCCGCGCAGGTGGTCGGTTCCATCGCAACTATCCTCGCCCGCGCCACAGCCCCGGATAAGCTAGGCCCTGGTAACGTTTTCCCAGATTTCTCCGCCGGTGTCGCAGCCGGCGTGGGGAAGGCAGACTTCTGGGTCTGTCTGCTCTTCATGCTATCCATTAACGTGATCTGCATCTTCTTCTATCGCAAGGAGCAACTCGCAAAACCTTAA
- a CDS encoding 1,4-alpha-glucan branching enzyme, core region has protein sequence MQTPPTMWWWKVLVVAAIGTVHAASRDQWLGRSVYQVVTDRFARPDNSTTASCDAALGEYCGGTFQGIINKLDYIQELGFDAVWISPVQSQEATRTADLSAYHGYWPSDLYSINSHFGTSDDLQALSAALHARGMYLMLDIVVGDMAWAGNATTIDYSTFNPFNDQKYFHDYKLLSEDPTNETCVLDCWMGDNTISLPDLRNEDQAVQQMLGTWVSQLISNYSIDGLRIDSVLNISPVFFSNFSKSAGVFTMGEGATRDASGYCSLQPSLSGLLNYPLYYILTDAFNTTNGDLNSIIQSIDYIKADCADVLPLGTFTSNQDVPRFGSYTSDISLARNILTISMLADGIPILYYGEEQHLSGGFNPVNREALWLTKYSMNSTSLPLLVQSLNRIRSYASRNGEKSTVAPQSGSDYLSYLSLPIYNSTNILAIRKGFAGNQVVSVVSNLGAKPATKAATQITLGSDGTGFLPGQNVTELLSCKTFVTDSKANLNVDLSSDGGPRVYYPTESLNRSINLCGDNNQTSTASSANPKTSTGARLSLFRLSWEMTTLIVTAALITSSFSF, from the exons ATGCAAACGCCACCGACAATGTGGTGGTGGAAGGTTTTGGTGGTTGCTGCCATTGGGACAGTCCATGCGGCTTCCCGAGACCAATGGCTCGGTCGATCGGTCTACCAAGTGGTCACCGATCGCTTCGCTCGACCCGATAACTCAACCACCGCTTCTTGCGATGCAGCACTGGGGGAGTATTGTGGAGGGACTTTCCAGGGCATCATCAATAAGCTGGATTATATTCAGGAACTCGGGTTCGATGCAGTCTGGATCTCTCCAGTGCAAAGCCAGGAGGCAACTCGCACAGCGGATCTCTCAG CATACCATGGGTATTGGCCAAGCGACCTGTACTCCATCAACTCCCATTTTGGCACTTCCGATGACCTCCAAGCGTTGTCCGCAGCGTTGCACGCGCGTGGAATG TACTTGATGCTGGATATAGTCGTTGGTGACATGGCCTGGGCTGGAAATGCCACCACCATCGACTACAGCACGTTCAATCCATTCAATGATCAGAAGTATTTCCACGACTACAAACTACTTTCCGAAGACCCCACAAATGAGACCTGCGTTCTGGAT TGCTGGATGGGAGACAACACTATATCGCTTCCAGATCTGCGAAACGAGGATCAGGCAGTCCAGCAGATGCTGGGCACCTGGGTTTCGCAGTTGATTTCCAACTACTCCA TTGATGGGTTGCGAATTGACAGTGTGTTGAACATTTCCCccgtcttcttctccaatttCAGCAAGTCGGCGGGTGTTTTCACCATGGGTGAAGGTGCCACAAGAGACGCGTCCGGTTACTGTTCTCTGCAGCCCAGTCTAAGCGGACTCTTGAACTATCCGTT GTATTACATCCTCACTGATGCCTTCAACACGACCAACGGAGACCTGAACAGTATCATACAGTCTATCGACTACATCAAGGCAGATTGTGCGGACGTTTTACCACTAGGAACTTTCACGTCGAATCAAGATGTCCCTCGCTTTGGCTCGTATACCTCCGACATATCG CTGGCTCGAAACATTCTCACAATCAGCATGCTCGCAGACGGTATCCCTATCC TCTACTATGGGGAAGAGCAGCACCTGTCAGGTGGATTCAACCCTGTCAACCGAGAGGCCCTATGGCTTACCAAATACTCGATGAACTCGACCTCCCTACCTTTGCTAGTTCAATCGTTGAATCGCATTCGATCATATGCGAGCAGGAACGGAGAAAAGTCCACGGTAGCCCCGCAGTCAGGGAGCGACTATCTGTCATACCTCTCATTGCCAATTTACAATTCAACAAACATTTTGGCCATCCGCAAAGGATTTGCCGGTAACCAAGTTGTGAGCGTTGTGTCCAACCTAGGAGCAAAGCCAGCCACCAAAGCCGCTACCCAAATTACGCTGGGCTCTGACGGCACAGGATTTTTGCCTGGTCAAAATGTGACCGAGCTCTTGTCTTGCAAAACCTTCGTGACTGATTCCAAGGCCAATCTCAATGTGGACCTCAGCTCGGATGGAGGGCCTCGGGTGTACTATCCCACTGAAAGCCTGAACCGAAGTATCAATCTTTGTGGAGATAACAACCAAACGTCGACAGCCTCCTCAGCAAATCCAAAGACTTCAACCGGCGCTAGGCTTTCTCTATTCAGATTGTCGTGGGAGATGACGACGTTGATTGTCACGGCTGCATTGATCACGTCCTCCTTTTCCTTCTAA
- a CDS encoding Cell wall beta-glucan synthesis: MRYSFTVAALSLLSSAFAITITTPKSDTVWDFSTAKTIKFTSDSSDPSVISIILRSQDGSFQTKLADNVKTSEGEYTTQPNPSISNGNDYEIQIIDSAGQLAVSDIFTVKKGVSNDGAAPSSSSTSSSTTTTTTTTTTTTTSSSSSSSSTTSSVTISTSVAPTLTSSESSTPTSSTSPLSSSDSITTTTTSSSSSSSSSSSSSSSSSSSSSSSSSSSSSTSSSTTASSTSSDTSSTSASTSALHSTGAASSQSSTPKGAIALVGAAFALFYL, from the exons ATGCGCTACTCATTCACTGTCGCAGCCCTGAGCCTCCTCTCATCGGCTTTTGCCATCACTATCACCACTCCGAAGTCAGACACGGTGTGGGATTTCTCCACTGCCAAGACGATCAAATTCACCAGCGATTCTAGTGATCCTTCGGTAATCAGTATAATCCTTCGATCTCAGGATGGCTCCTTCCAGACTAAATTGGCGGATAACGTCAAGACCTCTGAGGGCGAATACACTACTCAGCCGAACCCTAGCATTTCTAATGG AAATGACTACGAGATCCAGATAATCGATTCTGCGGGCCAGCTCGCCGTCAGTGATATTTTTACTGTCAAGAAGGGCGTTTCGAATGATGGTGCCGCGCCCTCGTCTTCTTCCACctcttcttccaccaccaccaccaccaccaccaccaccaccaccaccacttcttcttcttcttcttcttcttccacgacATCTAGTGTGACCATCTCTACTTCTGTCGCCCCCACCCTTACATCCTCGGAGTCTTCAACACCCACGTCGTCCACTAGTCCTTTGTCCTCCTCAG ACTccatcaccaccaccaccacctcctcctcctcctcctcctcctcctcctcctcctcctcctcctcctcctcctcctcctcctcctcctcctcctcctcctcctcctctacCTCTTCTTCCACGACCGCGTCTTCCACCTCTTCCGACACTTCATCCACCAGTGCCTCAACCTCCGCTCTGCACTCGACTGGTGCTGCATCGTCTCAATCCAGCACTCCCAAGGGAGCCATAGCGCTAGTTGGTGCTGCTTTCGCGCTTTTCTACCTCTAG